A single window of Pseudomonas lijiangensis DNA harbors:
- the fadD1 gene encoding long-chain-fatty-acid--CoA ligase FadD1, translating to MIENFWKDKYPSGIATDIDPDEYPNIQAVLKQSCERFANKPAFSNLGKTITYGELYELSGAFAAWLQQHTDLQPGDRIAVQLPNVLQYPVAVFGAMRAGLIVVNTNPLYTVREMEHQFNDSGAKALVCLANMAHLAEKVVPKTQVKHVIVTEVADLLPPLKRLLINSVIKYVKKMVPAYHLPHAIKFNDVLSKGRGQPVKEASPANSDVAVLQYTGGTTGVAKGAMLTHRNLIANMLQCKALMGSNLHEGCEILITPLPLYHIYAFTFHCMSMMLIGNHNILISNPRDLPAMVKELSKWKFSGFVGLNTLFVALCNNQEFRNLDFSSLKVTLSGGMALQLAVAERWKEVTNCSICEGYGMTETSPVATVNPISNIQVGTIGIPVPSTLCKVIDDAGNELPLGEVGELCVKGPQVMKGYWQRQEATDEMLDAEGWLKTGDIAIIQPDGYMRIVDRKKDMILISGFNVYPNELEDVLVGLPGVLQCAAIGIPDEKSGESIKVFVVAKPGVTLTKEQVMEHMRANLTGYKVPRSVEFRDVLPTTNVGKILRRELRDEELKKLGVKK from the coding sequence ATGATCGAGAACTTCTGGAAGGATAAATACCCGTCCGGTATCGCTACCGACATCGATCCTGATGAGTACCCCAACATCCAGGCCGTATTGAAGCAGTCTTGTGAGCGCTTCGCCAATAAACCGGCTTTCAGCAATCTGGGCAAGACCATCACCTACGGTGAGCTGTACGAACTCTCGGGTGCTTTCGCTGCCTGGCTTCAACAGCATACCGACCTGCAGCCGGGCGATCGCATCGCGGTCCAGTTGCCCAACGTCCTGCAATATCCTGTAGCAGTATTTGGCGCCATGCGTGCCGGTCTGATCGTGGTCAACACCAACCCGCTTTACACCGTGCGGGAAATGGAACACCAGTTCAATGACTCCGGTGCCAAGGCGCTGGTCTGTCTGGCGAACATGGCGCATCTGGCCGAGAAGGTCGTGCCCAAGACCCAGGTCAAGCATGTCATTGTCACCGAAGTGGCCGACCTGCTGCCGCCGCTCAAGCGACTGCTGATCAACAGCGTCATCAAATACGTGAAAAAGATGGTGCCGGCTTATCACCTGCCCCACGCCATCAAGTTCAATGACGTGCTGAGCAAGGGCCGTGGCCAGCCTGTCAAGGAAGCCTCGCCTGCGAACTCCGATGTCGCGGTGCTGCAATACACCGGCGGCACCACAGGTGTGGCCAAGGGCGCGATGCTCACCCACCGCAACCTGATCGCCAACATGCTGCAATGCAAGGCCCTGATGGGTTCCAACCTGCACGAAGGTTGCGAAATCCTCATCACGCCGCTGCCGCTGTATCACATCTACGCCTTCACCTTTCACTGCATGTCGATGATGCTCATCGGCAACCACAACATCCTGATCAGCAACCCTCGCGATCTGCCAGCGATGGTCAAGGAGTTGTCGAAGTGGAAGTTCAGCGGTTTCGTGGGGCTCAACACCCTGTTCGTCGCGCTGTGCAACAACCAGGAATTCCGCAATCTGGATTTCTCCAGCCTCAAGGTCACTCTGTCTGGCGGCATGGCGTTGCAACTGGCAGTGGCCGAGCGCTGGAAGGAAGTCACCAATTGCTCGATCTGTGAAGGTTACGGCATGACCGAAACCAGCCCGGTGGCGACGGTCAACCCCATCAGCAACATCCAGGTAGGCACCATCGGTATTCCAGTGCCATCGACCCTGTGCAAAGTCATCGACGATGCGGGCAACGAATTGCCACTGGGTGAAGTGGGCGAACTGTGCGTCAAGGGTCCTCAGGTCATGAAGGGCTACTGGCAGCGCCAGGAAGCCACTGACGAAATGCTCGATGCCGAAGGCTGGCTCAAGACCGGTGACATCGCCATCATCCAGCCCGATGGCTACATGCGTATCGTGGACCGCAAGAAGGACATGATTCTGATCTCGGGTTTCAACGTCTACCCCAATGAGCTGGAAGACGTGCTGGTAGGTTTGCCGGGTGTTCTGCAGTGCGCAGCCATCGGCATACCGGACGAGAAATCCGGTGAGTCGATCAAGGTCTTCGTGGTCGCCAAACCGGGCGTTACCCTCACCAAAGAGCAGGTCATGGAGCACATGCGCGCCAACCTTACAGGCTACAAGGTGCCGCGCAGCGTCGAGTTCCGCGATGTTCTGCCGACCACCAACGTCGGCAAGATCCTGCGCCGTGAACTGCGTGACGAAGAACTGAAAAAGCTGGGCGTCAAGAAGTAA